One window of the Mytilus galloprovincialis chromosome 14, xbMytGall1.hap1.1, whole genome shotgun sequence genome contains the following:
- the LOC143059326 gene encoding echinoidin-like — MYQTQDRIRIWVDGKCCRNKPCCVFHCDDIQQDQLQNGQTVNITGTEVGDTATFSCKAGYVFLGNQSIEKKCQETGWSGGGIQTCVGCPETVINFRGTTYKFNCGDFTFDQAEAFCKNQGGNITSIETEEENSFLKHILTLIKSAGGASANNWWIGFTDIKTEGSFEWISGQPVTYTDWFQGPPPEPNGETWNNAQADCVLMRYSYGFQWTDDYCGFIDGHAICEL; from the exons ATGTATCAAACGCAGGAC CGTATTCGGATCTGGGTGGACGGGAAATGTTGTAGGAACAAACCATGTTGCGTAT TTCATTGTGACGATATCCAGCAGGATCAGCTTCAAAACGGGCAAACAGTTAATATTACCGGAACAGAGGTCGGTGACACTGCAACTTTTTCTTGCAAAGCAGGATATGTTTTTCTTGGAAACCAATCTATAGAAAAGAAATGCCAAGAAACAGGATGGAGTGGAGGTGGCATCCAAACATGCGTTG GTTGTCCAGAAACGGTTATTAATTTCCGCGGAACAACTTACAAGTTTAACTGTGGTGACTTTACATTCGACCAAGCTGAG GCTTTTTGCAAAAACCAAGGTGGAAATATCACAAGTATAGAAACTGAAGAGGAAAACAGTTTCTTAAAGCATATACTTACACTAATAAAATCTGCTGGAGGCGCTTCGGCGA ATAACTGGTGGATAGGTTTTACAGACATTAAGACAGAAGGTTCATTTGAATGGATCTCTGGTCAACCTGTGACATACACGGACTGGTTTCAAGGACCACCGCCTGAACCTAATGGTGAGACTTGGAACAATGCACAAGCGGACTGTGTTCTGATGAGGTACAGTTATGGATTTCAATGGACAGATGATTATTGTGGATTTATTGATGGCCACGCAATTTGTGAACTATG a
- the LOC143059068 gene encoding uncharacterized protein LOC143059068 isoform X2 has protein sequence MASKQPPRKLLRKRPRSSFHEMTSDDEGDNCSSTGDTNFSNESRPFGALPKNVSDWTIFDLDKLAIFYDRTAKPTPSDVLQLVTDKTGFYGNLTIEQQEVMKVITDNLVFDLEIDEENLKQQQYMEGIITELRLTEDKLLQKQMEPISSHKQFMICSYALDFLTEVKRVIYKMADYNLGKETVPESFYTSLTSSFARICQLTPVPGLLYKTKLQIDTVEVTSIPDLVLEKKKNITSASSVVSIIEVKKAVITKAEENKENKDDKKSKADIQHWLSEKALGQHGGELLLAWNSVETEYVPGMIAVGTKFWLSSFGEESILMLGLEEFLLNDCQ, from the exons ATGGCGTCTAAACAGCCACCGCGTAAATTGTTGCGGAAACGTCCACGTTCAAGTTTTCACGAGATGACTTCGGACGATGAAGGGGATAATTGTTCGTCAACAGGAGACACTAATTTTAGTAATGAATCACGTCCATTTGGTGCTTTGCCAAAGAATGTTTCAGATTGGACGATATTTGATCTTGACAAATTAGCCATATTCTACGACCGAACTGCTAAACCAACACCATCCGATGTTCTTCAGTTAGTAACAGACAAAACTGGTTTTTATGGAAATTTAACAATAGAACAACAAGAAGTTATGAAAGTAATTACAGATAACCTTGTCTTTGATCTCGAAATAGATGAAGAAAATTTGAAACAACAACAGTATATGGAAGGAATTATCACGGAGCTACGTCTAACAGAGGACAAATTACTACAAAAACAGATGGAACCCATCTCATCGCATAAACA GTTTATGATTTGTAGCTATGCTTTAGACTTTCTTACAGAAGTAAAACGTGTGATATATAAGATGGCTGATTACAACTTGGGAAAAGAGACAGTGCCAGAATCATTTTACACATCCTTAACATCAAGTTTTGCAAGAATTTGCCAGCTGACACCTGT accAGGATTACTGTATAAAACTAAACTGCAAATTGATACAGTTGAAGTGACATCAATTCCTGATCTTGTGTTGGAGAAGAAAAAGAATATCACTTCAGCATCATCAGTTGTGTCTATTATAGAG GTGAAGAAAGCTGTCATAACAAAAGCtgaagaaaacaaagaaaataaagacgataaaaaatcaaaagctgatATTCAACACTGGCTTAGTGAGAAAGCTTTAGGTCAACATGGAGGAGAACTTCTCTTAGCATGGAATTCTGTGGAAACAGAATATGTTCCGGGTATGATTGCTGTAGGAACCAAG